One Thermus sp. CCB_US3_UF1 DNA window includes the following coding sequences:
- a CDS encoding ABC transporter substrate-binding protein, protein MRRWLWWLVVALGLAWAQDRTQILVYGGDWTDLITLDPQVVYEFSGVMIADNLYETLVRFEGNDLSTLRPGLAESWKVERGTTDWILTFKLRRGSKFSTGREVTAKDVVFSFERALALKGPGSFLFTNIAQLKPGATKALDPYTVEVRIPKAASPQSFLAILTFTIGGIVDSEEAQRNAKGGDFGKDFLTNNSAGSGPYRLVRWERGNQVILEANPHARIKPKVPRVVLRYIQEPAVLRTALESGEIDIAEGLTPEAVRALAANPRFKVVRAETLRLQYLAMNMKAGSPFANPKVREAVRWAVNQDELIQGLLQGNALKVQTLIPKGLLGHNPTAPYKYDPERAKRLLAEAGYPQGLEFELLANTGICGGGVPCPDVAAKLQADMAKAGLRARIRTIPNAELLATYRAQNHQMVLVAWSPDFPDPDGNATPWSDYAARSLAWRNSYEDEVAAKLARQAALEVEAEKRKALYRLLTEKVLREGPYVVLYQPLLPIGLSAKVEGFLKNPMMSVPLWQVGKQP, encoded by the coding sequence ATGAGGCGCTGGCTATGGTGGTTGGTGGTGGCCTTGGGTTTGGCCTGGGCCCAGGATCGGACCCAGATCCTGGTTTATGGCGGGGACTGGACGGACCTCATCACCCTGGATCCCCAGGTGGTCTACGAGTTCAGCGGGGTGATGATCGCCGATAACCTCTACGAAACCCTGGTGCGTTTTGAAGGGAATGACCTCTCCACCCTGCGGCCTGGCCTGGCGGAGAGCTGGAAGGTGGAGCGGGGTACCACGGACTGGATCCTTACCTTCAAGCTCCGCCGGGGGAGCAAGTTTTCCACCGGCCGGGAGGTGACGGCCAAGGACGTGGTCTTTAGCTTTGAGCGGGCCCTGGCCCTCAAGGGACCGGGTTCCTTCCTCTTCACCAACATCGCCCAGCTCAAACCGGGGGCCACCAAGGCCCTGGATCCCTACACCGTGGAGGTGCGCATTCCCAAAGCCGCTTCCCCTCAGTCCTTCCTCGCCATCCTCACCTTCACCATCGGGGGCATCGTGGACTCGGAGGAGGCACAAAGGAACGCCAAGGGAGGTGACTTCGGCAAGGACTTCCTCACCAATAACTCCGCCGGCTCCGGCCCCTACCGTCTGGTGCGCTGGGAGCGGGGGAACCAGGTGATCCTCGAGGCCAATCCCCACGCCCGCATCAAGCCCAAGGTGCCACGGGTGGTGCTGCGCTACATTCAGGAACCGGCTGTGCTCCGCACCGCCCTGGAGTCTGGGGAGATCGACATCGCCGAGGGGCTCACCCCCGAGGCCGTGAGGGCTCTGGCCGCTAACCCCCGCTTCAAGGTGGTGCGGGCCGAAACCCTGCGCCTCCAGTACTTGGCCATGAACATGAAGGCGGGAAGCCCCTTCGCCAACCCCAAGGTCCGGGAGGCGGTGCGCTGGGCGGTAAACCAGGATGAACTCATCCAGGGGCTTCTCCAGGGGAACGCCCTGAAGGTGCAAACCCTTATCCCCAAAGGTCTTCTGGGCCATAACCCCACTGCTCCCTACAAGTACGATCCCGAGCGGGCCAAGCGCCTCCTGGCTGAAGCGGGTTATCCCCAGGGTTTGGAGTTTGAGCTCTTGGCCAATACGGGCATCTGCGGCGGAGGCGTGCCCTGCCCCGATGTGGCCGCCAAGTTGCAGGCCGATATGGCCAAGGCTGGCCTTCGGGCTCGCATCCGCACCATCCCCAACGCGGAGCTCCTCGCCACCTATCGGGCCCAGAACCACCAGATGGTCCTGGTGGCCTGGAGCCCCGATTTCCCTGACCCCGATGGCAACGCCACGCCTTGGTCGGACTACGCGGCGCGCTCCCTGGCCTGGCGCAACAGCTACGAGGACGAGGTGGCCGCCAAGCTGGCCCGCCAGGCGGCCCTCGAGGTGGAGGCTGAGAAGCGCAAGGCCCTGTACAGGCTTCTCACGGAAAAGGTTCTCCGGGAAGGTCCCTACGTCGTCCTGTACCAGCCCCTTTTGCCCATAGGCCTCTCGGCCAAGGTAGAGGGCTTCTTGAAGAACCCCATGATGTCCGTGCCCCTTTGGCAGGTGGGCAAGCAACCCTAG
- a CDS encoding ABC transporter permease, whose amino-acid sequence MRSPSLLLGSLLVGFFLLLALASSLYPVDPNAPDFLRRLAPPSPEHPLGTDHLGRDLLARVLHGAKNALWVGGVAVALGFGLGVALGLLAGYLGRGWDGVLSLLMEALYALPGLLLALLLAALLGPGGLSSTLAIGVSMVPAFFRVARAGALGLKGAPFVEAALALGAGPGRILLRHLLPNLLGPLLVQASLAFAAALLAEAALSYLGLGVQPPAPSLGRMLREAQGFLPLSPYPALVPGLALSLGVLGFNLLGDGLRDRLDPRR is encoded by the coding sequence ATGCGTAGCCCAAGCCTCCTCCTGGGAAGCCTCCTGGTGGGGTTCTTCCTCCTCCTGGCCCTGGCCTCCTCCCTCTACCCCGTGGACCCCAACGCCCCGGACTTCCTCCGCCGCCTCGCCCCCCCTTCCCCCGAACACCCCCTGGGGACGGACCACCTGGGCCGCGACCTCCTGGCCCGGGTCCTCCACGGGGCCAAAAACGCCCTCTGGGTGGGCGGGGTGGCCGTGGCCCTGGGCTTTGGCCTGGGGGTGGCCCTGGGGCTTCTGGCGGGCTACCTGGGCCGGGGATGGGACGGGGTCCTAAGCCTCCTCATGGAGGCCCTCTACGCCCTGCCGGGCCTCCTTCTCGCCCTCCTCCTGGCCGCCCTCCTAGGCCCAGGGGGCCTGAGCAGCACCCTGGCCATAGGGGTTTCCATGGTGCCCGCCTTCTTCCGCGTGGCCCGGGCCGGGGCCTTGGGCCTAAAGGGCGCCCCCTTCGTGGAAGCCGCCTTAGCCCTGGGGGCGGGGCCGGGACGGATCCTCCTCCGCCACCTCCTGCCCAACCTGCTGGGGCCCCTCCTGGTCCAGGCCAGCCTGGCCTTCGCCGCCGCCCTCTTGGCCGAGGCGGCGCTCTCCTACCTGGGCCTTGGGGTCCAACCCCCAGCCCCCAGCCTGGGCCGGATGCTCCGGGAGGCGCAAGGCTTCCTCCCCCTTTCCCCCTACCCTGCCCTGGTGCCGGGGCTGGCCCTCTCCCTGGGGGTGCTGGGCTTTAACCTCCTGGGAGATGGCCTTAGGGACCGGCTGGACCCCAGGCGCTAG
- a CDS encoding CoA-acylating methylmalonate-semialdehyde dehydrogenase yields the protein MLKNLIGGRWREVDRPTLPVLNPATEEVLEEVPLSGPEEVDQAVQAAEKAFATWSQTPLLERLRLLFRFKGLLEEHAEDLARLVTLHHGKTLEEARGEVRRGIEVVDFALSAATLLQGRTLREVTPGVDQNLFHYPLGVVAGIPPFNFPVMIPLWMLPIAVVAGNTFVLKPSERTPLGAVRLAELFLEAGFPEGVLNLVHGGREAAEALAAHPGVRAVQFVGSEAVARRVYALAAAHGKRVSAAGGAKNHLVVLPDADLDLAVPAILNSAFGNAGERCLAGSVAVGVGGVGPELLERVVEAAQRLKVGPGWEEGVQVGPLIREEHRQRVVGYIQRGLEEGASLALDGRGVEGRGFFLGPTVLAGVSPRMAVGREEIFGPVLSVAFAASLEEAIAQANAVAYGNMACVFTQSGRAARAFRERVQAGMVGVNVGVAQPFAFYPFSGWKASFFGDLHPHGPDAFLFYTQRKVVVERW from the coding sequence ATGCTCAAGAACCTGATTGGCGGCCGTTGGCGGGAGGTGGACCGCCCCACCCTCCCCGTCCTCAACCCGGCCACGGAGGAGGTCCTGGAGGAGGTCCCCCTCTCGGGCCCCGAGGAGGTGGACCAGGCGGTGCAAGCCGCGGAAAAGGCTTTCGCCACCTGGAGCCAGACCCCGCTTCTGGAACGCCTCCGCCTCCTTTTCCGCTTCAAAGGGCTTTTGGAGGAGCACGCCGAGGACCTGGCCCGCCTCGTGACCCTCCACCACGGCAAGACCCTGGAGGAGGCCCGGGGGGAGGTGCGCCGGGGGATCGAGGTGGTGGACTTCGCCCTCTCCGCCGCCACCCTCCTCCAGGGAAGGACCCTGCGGGAGGTCACCCCCGGGGTGGACCAGAACCTCTTCCACTACCCCCTGGGCGTGGTGGCGGGCATCCCCCCCTTCAACTTCCCCGTCATGATCCCCTTGTGGATGCTCCCCATCGCCGTGGTGGCGGGGAACACCTTCGTCCTCAAGCCCTCCGAACGCACCCCCTTGGGGGCGGTGCGCCTGGCCGAGCTCTTCCTGGAGGCCGGCTTCCCCGAAGGGGTCCTCAACCTGGTCCACGGGGGCCGGGAGGCCGCCGAGGCCCTGGCGGCCCATCCCGGGGTGCGGGCGGTCCAGTTCGTGGGCTCCGAGGCGGTGGCCCGCCGGGTCTACGCCCTGGCCGCCGCCCACGGCAAGCGGGTCTCCGCCGCCGGGGGGGCCAAGAACCACCTGGTGGTCCTGCCCGACGCGGATCTGGACCTGGCCGTCCCCGCCATCCTCAACTCCGCCTTCGGCAACGCCGGGGAGCGGTGCCTGGCGGGGAGCGTGGCCGTGGGGGTGGGCGGGGTCGGGCCGGAGCTTTTGGAGCGGGTGGTGGAGGCCGCCCAGAGGCTCAAGGTGGGCCCAGGCTGGGAGGAAGGGGTGCAGGTGGGCCCCCTGATCCGGGAGGAGCACCGCCAGCGGGTGGTGGGCTACATCCAAAGGGGCCTGGAGGAAGGGGCCAGCCTGGCCCTGGACGGCCGGGGGGTGGAGGGGCGGGGCTTCTTCCTCGGGCCCACCGTCCTCGCCGGGGTCTCCCCCCGGATGGCCGTGGGGCGGGAGGAGATCTTCGGCCCCGTCCTCTCCGTGGCCTTCGCGGCCAGCCTGGAGGAGGCCATCGCCCAGGCCAACGCCGTAGCCTACGGCAACATGGCCTGCGTCTTCACCCAAAGCGGCCGGGCGGCCCGGGCGTTCCGGGAAAGGGTCCAGGCGGGCATGGTGGGGGTGAACGTGGGCGTGGCCCAGCCCTTCGCCTTCTACCCCTTCTCCGGCTGGAAGGCCTCCTTCTTCGGCGACCTCCACCCCCACGGGCCCGACGCCTTCCTCTTCTACACCCAAAGAAAGGTGGTGGTGGAACGGTGGTGA
- a CDS encoding TRAP transporter substrate-binding protein, whose product MQKALVALALLLATVQAQTWNMATPYPPANFHTQNILQFAKEVEEATGGRVRITVHPGGSLFPHPQILPAVRNGQVQLGEVLMSLLANENPLFNLDSIPFVATSYEEARRLYQAQRPEVERWLAQRGVVFLYAVPWPPQGLYTKRPVASAQDLKGIRFRAYNPATARLAELLGMSPVQVEAADIPQAFATGIVEAMITSPVTGVDSQAWDFSRYFYDLKAWIPKNMVVMGRRAFEGLSPQDREALLQAARRAEERGWRLSQEQEERALQTLASRGMQVVKPSPALMADLKKAGQTMILDWQRQVGATGVQIYRRYLGR is encoded by the coding sequence ATGCAAAAAGCCTTAGTGGCCCTAGCCCTCCTTTTGGCCACCGTCCAGGCCCAGACCTGGAACATGGCCACCCCCTACCCCCCGGCCAACTTCCACACCCAGAACATCCTGCAGTTCGCCAAGGAGGTGGAGGAGGCCACGGGGGGCCGGGTGAGGATCACCGTCCACCCGGGGGGCTCCCTCTTCCCCCACCCCCAGATCCTACCGGCGGTGCGCAATGGCCAGGTGCAGCTGGGGGAGGTCCTCATGTCCCTCCTGGCCAACGAGAACCCCCTCTTCAACCTGGACTCCATCCCCTTCGTGGCCACCAGCTACGAGGAGGCGAGAAGGCTCTACCAGGCCCAGCGGCCTGAGGTGGAGAGGTGGCTTGCCCAGCGGGGGGTGGTCTTCCTCTATGCCGTACCCTGGCCGCCCCAGGGGCTTTACACCAAGCGCCCGGTGGCCTCGGCCCAGGACCTCAAGGGGATCCGCTTCCGCGCCTACAACCCCGCCACCGCCCGCCTGGCCGAGCTCCTGGGCATGAGCCCCGTCCAGGTGGAAGCCGCCGACATCCCCCAGGCCTTCGCCACCGGGATCGTGGAGGCCATGATCACCTCCCCCGTGACCGGGGTGGACAGCCAGGCCTGGGACTTCTCCCGCTACTTCTACGACCTCAAGGCCTGGATCCCCAAGAACATGGTGGTCATGGGCCGCCGGGCCTTTGAGGGCCTCTCCCCCCAGGACCGGGAGGCCCTCCTGCAGGCGGCCCGCCGGGCCGAGGAACGGGGCTGGCGCCTAAGCCAGGAGCAGGAAGAGCGGGCCCTCCAGACCCTGGCCAGCCGGGGCATGCAGGTGGTAAAGCCCTCCCCCGCCCTCATGGCGGATCTGAAGAAAGCCGGCCAGACCATGATCCTGGACTGGCAGAGGCAGGTGGGGGCCACGGGGGTCCAGATCTACCGGCGCTACCTGGGCCGATGA
- a CDS encoding ABC transporter permease, translated as MRGFLLRRVLLALLTLWLAASLVFAFLLLLPGDPVQAILGLEASEEARLALERALGLDKPPLERYLGWLLGLGRLDLGESIRYAKPVAELLGERLPLTLALVLLGLGGALLLALPLALLAVRLPPLDLTLSGLMGLLQSVPTFFLGVVLLYALAVHLPLLPASGFPGWERPGEALRHLLLPALTLALSRAAILFRMARASLLEVLGQDYVRTARAKGVPEARVLLKHALRPASLPLVTLLGLEGGFLLTGAVVVEAVFALPGMGSLALTALEARDYPLLQGLVLAMAALIVLLNLVVDLLYGLLDPRVEYA; from the coding sequence ATGCGGGGCTTCCTCCTCCGGCGGGTCCTCCTGGCCCTCCTCACCCTCTGGCTTGCCGCCAGCCTGGTCTTCGCCTTCCTCCTCCTCCTCCCCGGGGACCCGGTGCAGGCCATCCTGGGCCTCGAGGCCTCGGAGGAGGCCCGGCTGGCCCTGGAACGGGCCCTAGGCCTGGACAAGCCCCCTTTGGAGCGCTACCTGGGCTGGCTCCTGGGCCTTGGGCGGCTGGACCTGGGGGAGTCCATCCGCTACGCCAAGCCCGTGGCCGAGCTCCTTGGGGAGAGGCTTCCCCTCACCCTGGCCCTGGTCCTCCTGGGCCTAGGGGGGGCCCTCCTCCTGGCCCTACCCCTGGCCCTGCTGGCGGTGCGCCTTCCCCCCTTGGACCTCACCCTAAGCGGCCTTATGGGCCTCTTGCAGTCCGTGCCCACCTTTTTCCTGGGGGTGGTCCTCCTTTACGCCCTGGCGGTCCACCTCCCCCTCCTTCCCGCCAGCGGCTTCCCCGGCTGGGAACGCCCTGGGGAAGCCCTCCGCCACCTCCTCCTCCCCGCCCTGACCCTGGCCCTTTCCCGGGCGGCCATCCTCTTCCGCATGGCCCGGGCCAGCCTCCTGGAGGTCCTGGGCCAGGACTACGTCCGCACCGCCCGGGCCAAGGGGGTGCCCGAGGCCCGGGTCCTCCTGAAGCACGCCCTCAGGCCCGCAAGCCTCCCCCTGGTCACCCTATTGGGCCTGGAAGGGGGCTTCCTCCTCACGGGGGCGGTGGTGGTGGAGGCGGTCTTCGCCCTGCCCGGGATGGGGAGCCTGGCCCTCACGGCCCTCGAGGCCCGCGACTACCCCCTCCTCCAGGGCCTGGTCCTGGCCATGGCCGCCCTCATCGTCCTCCTCAACCTAGTGGTGGACCTCCTCTACGGCCTCCTGGACCCGCGGGTGGAGTATGCGTAG
- a CDS encoding SDR family NAD(P)-dependent oxidoreductase, whose protein sequence is MDYRKLLDLTGQVALVVGAASGIGRASAEALAAFGARVVLADKDREGLEAAQEAIRQGGGEALAYPLDLGEPGAGEGLVARVLERLGRLDTLVSTPAINVRKPLLDYTDEEIDRVVDLNLKATLRLLRAGGRAMRERGSGSLIAFASIRALVVEPGQGVYAATKAGILQLVRTLAAELGPYGVRANAIAPGPIETPLTAPIRARPEWYRAYAEKTALLRWGRPEEVAMAVVYLASPAASYVTGTLFLVDGGWTAVDGRFTPPL, encoded by the coding sequence ATGGACTACCGCAAGCTTCTGGACCTGACGGGGCAGGTGGCCCTGGTGGTGGGGGCGGCTTCGGGGATCGGGCGGGCTTCGGCGGAGGCCCTGGCGGCCTTCGGGGCCCGGGTGGTCCTGGCCGACAAGGACCGGGAGGGCCTCGAGGCTGCCCAGGAGGCCATCCGCCAGGGGGGTGGGGAGGCTTTGGCCTACCCCCTGGACCTGGGGGAGCCCGGGGCAGGGGAGGGGCTGGTGGCGAGGGTTCTGGAGCGGTTGGGCCGCCTGGACACCCTGGTCTCCACCCCGGCCATCAACGTGCGCAAGCCCCTTCTGGACTACACCGACGAGGAGATCGATCGGGTGGTGGACCTGAACCTCAAGGCCACCCTCCGCCTCCTGCGGGCTGGGGGGCGGGCCATGCGGGAAAGGGGTTCGGGGAGCCTCATCGCCTTCGCCTCCATCCGGGCCTTGGTGGTGGAGCCGGGGCAAGGGGTCTACGCCGCCACCAAGGCGGGGATCCTGCAGCTTGTCCGCACCCTGGCCGCGGAGCTTGGGCCCTACGGCGTGCGGGCCAACGCCATCGCCCCTGGCCCCATCGAGACCCCCCTCACCGCCCCCATCCGGGCGCGGCCGGAATGGTACCGGGCCTACGCGGAGAAGACGGCCCTTTTGCGCTGGGGCAGGCCCGAGGAGGTGGCCATGGCCGTGGTCTACCTGGCCTCCCCGGCGGCCAGCTACGTGACGGGCACCCTCTTCCTGGTGGATGGGGGCTGGACGGCGGTGGACGGGCGGTTTACGCCTCCTCTGTGA
- a CDS encoding peroxidase-related enzyme (This protein belongs to a clade of uncharacterized proteins related to peroxidases such as the alkylhydroperoxidase AhpD.) codes for MVISWLRVPEEAELSEEVRELFARLREKTGFVPNVARAFALSPRFLLWFRYYDHLMRGEGLLTREEKEAMAIAISGENRCEYCVASHKRYLKDLTGDPILPEVLAANPRRADLPPRTRALVDFALKVTHRHHEMTEGDLRPLREVGLSDEAILEAAEVAAMFNFTNRLLNALGFKPNPEYYA; via the coding sequence ATGGTGATCTCCTGGCTGCGGGTGCCCGAGGAGGCCGAGCTTTCCGAGGAGGTGCGGGAGCTTTTTGCCCGCCTTCGCGAGAAGACGGGGTTTGTGCCCAACGTGGCCCGGGCCTTCGCCTTGAGCCCCCGCTTTCTCCTCTGGTTCCGGTACTACGACCACCTCATGCGAGGGGAGGGCCTCCTGACCCGGGAGGAAAAGGAGGCCATGGCCATCGCCATAAGCGGGGAGAACCGCTGCGAGTACTGCGTGGCCAGCCACAAGCGCTACCTCAAAGACCTCACCGGAGACCCCATCCTCCCCGAGGTCCTGGCCGCCAACCCCCGCCGGGCGGACCTTCCCCCTAGAACCCGGGCCCTGGTGGACTTTGCCCTAAAGGTAACCCACCGCCACCACGAGATGACCGAGGGGGACCTAAGGCCCCTGAGGGAGGTGGGGCTTTCCGATGAGGCCATTCTCGAGGCCGCCGAGGTAGCGGCCATGTTCAACTTCACCAACCGCCTCCTCAACGCCTTGGGCTTCAAGCCCAATCCTGAGTACTACGCTTAG
- a CDS encoding cyclase family protein, with amino-acid sequence MCAPLVMEQVARSLSRRAFLGAGLGLLAGQALAQAPVPGKAFRQAVDLTHELSPEIPLFPGAEPMRITTLVTVRKDGYYGNRLDLWEHSGTHMDAPAHFVEGGLTAEKLPLGSLIAPLAVVDIREKAARNPDAQVTVDDLLAYERRHGRLPRGAFVAMHSGWEARWRDPKAFLNQDAGGTLHFPGFSPEAAEFLVREREIVGVGVDTLSLDFGPSKDFKAHLVFLGAGKYGLENLAGLAQVPPSGALLFVGAPKHRGASGGPVRAVAVW; translated from the coding sequence ATGTGCGCCCCTTTGGTGATGGAACAGGTGGCCCGTAGCCTTTCCCGTAGGGCCTTCCTGGGGGCTGGGCTTGGGCTTTTGGCCGGGCAGGCCCTGGCCCAAGCCCCCGTGCCGGGCAAGGCCTTCCGCCAGGCGGTGGACCTGACCCACGAGCTTTCCCCCGAGATCCCCCTCTTCCCCGGGGCGGAACCCATGCGCATCACCACCCTGGTCACCGTGCGCAAGGACGGCTACTACGGCAACCGCCTGGACCTCTGGGAGCACTCGGGCACCCACATGGACGCCCCCGCCCACTTCGTGGAGGGTGGGCTGACCGCGGAGAAACTCCCCCTAGGAAGCCTCATCGCCCCCCTAGCGGTGGTGGACATCCGGGAAAAGGCGGCCCGCAACCCCGACGCCCAGGTCACCGTGGACGACCTCCTGGCCTACGAAAGGCGCCATGGCCGCTTGCCCCGGGGGGCCTTCGTGGCCATGCACTCGGGCTGGGAGGCGCGCTGGCGCGACCCCAAGGCCTTCTTGAACCAAGACGCGGGGGGCACCCTGCACTTCCCTGGCTTCTCCCCCGAGGCGGCGGAGTTCCTGGTGCGGGAGCGGGAGATCGTGGGGGTGGGGGTGGACACCCTCTCCCTGGACTTCGGCCCCTCCAAGGACTTCAAGGCCCACCTCGTCTTCCTGGGGGCGGGGAAGTACGGCCTGGAGAACCTGGCGGGCCTGGCCCAGGTACCGCCCTCGGGGGCCCTCCTCTTCGTGGGCGCCCCCAAGCACCGGGGGGCCTCGGGTGGGCCGGTGCGGGCGGTGGCGGTATGGTGA
- a CDS encoding ABC transporter permease codes for MGAYLLRRLFMVLFVGLGVTFVTFFIAQVIPIDPAVAALGENAREEQIQEFRQRYGLDKPLLVQYGIYLQRLLSLDLGRSLRTGRPVAEDLKEFFPATLELSLAAFLVAVLLGLPAGIWAALRQNRPPDLLVRLFALLLGSTPVFFLAIFLLDLLHRQMGLLPGPGRLDPYLIPPPRITGMVTLDAFLVRDWVAFRDALLHLLLPAFVLGSASAALLARMTRAAMLEVLSQDYVRTAWAKGLSERRVVLGHALKNAALPILTLLGGLMGGLLSGAVLTETIFSWPGLGRYVTQSATSLDFPAVMGVTLLVGLVYSLLNLVVDLLYALLDPRIRYA; via the coding sequence ATGGGTGCCTATCTTTTAAGAAGGCTTTTCATGGTTCTTTTCGTGGGGCTGGGTGTTACCTTTGTCACCTTTTTCATCGCCCAGGTGATCCCCATTGATCCTGCGGTGGCCGCTTTGGGGGAAAATGCCCGAGAGGAGCAGATCCAGGAGTTCCGCCAGCGTTACGGCCTGGATAAGCCCCTCCTGGTACAGTACGGCATCTACCTGCAAAGGCTCCTGAGCCTTGACCTGGGCCGCTCCCTGCGCACGGGTAGACCCGTAGCCGAGGATCTAAAGGAGTTTTTCCCCGCCACCTTGGAGCTATCCCTGGCTGCCTTTTTGGTGGCGGTGCTTCTGGGGCTTCCTGCGGGGATCTGGGCGGCCTTGCGCCAAAACCGCCCTCCCGATCTTTTGGTGCGCCTTTTCGCCCTGCTCCTGGGTTCCACCCCGGTCTTCTTCCTGGCCATCTTCCTCCTGGACCTCCTCCACCGGCAAATGGGGCTTCTCCCTGGACCGGGCCGGTTGGATCCCTACCTCATCCCCCCTCCCCGGATCACGGGTATGGTCACCTTGGACGCTTTTCTGGTCCGGGACTGGGTGGCCTTTCGCGACGCCCTCCTCCACCTCCTCCTGCCTGCTTTTGTTCTGGGTTCAGCCTCTGCCGCCCTCCTGGCCCGCATGACCCGGGCGGCCATGTTGGAGGTTTTGAGCCAGGACTACGTGCGCACCGCCTGGGCCAAGGGGCTTTCGGAACGCCGCGTGGTGCTGGGCCATGCCCTGAAGAACGCGGCCTTGCCCATCCTCACCCTTTTAGGCGGGCTCATGGGAGGGTTACTTTCGGGAGCCGTCCTGACGGAAACCATCTTCTCCTGGCCTGGGCTGGGCCGCTATGTCACCCAGTCCGCCACCAGCCTGGATTTCCCCGCGGTCATGGGGGTAACCCTGCTGGTGGGACTGGTCTATTCCCTCCTGAACCTGGTGGTGGACCTCTTGTATGCCCTCTTGGACCCGAGGATCCGGTATGCCTAA
- a CDS encoding ABC transporter substrate-binding protein — MRTRLLWPLLVLFGLALAQTRGGELRVAILAEPPVLDPTASTSQEIPRMLYDNVLQGLVKFNEKGEIVPALAERWQGSPSSLTWTFYLRRGVRFHNGSPFTAEDVVFKFNRARDPRSGHTHPEYYRDIQAVEAKDPYTVVFRLRQPNQDFLFNLARPDSVIGPKGRVEEQRTQPIGTGPFRFVAWERGVGVRLERFEGYYEPGLPYLDRVFFRFLPDPNAQIAALRAGDIQVIGLGVSPENALVLGRDPNFKVVTGFTTTEITVGMNNARPPFNDPRVRRAIQHAVDKKALVEGVMLGYGTPIGSHRSPGESCYEDLSGLYPHDPARARALLQEAGYGPANPLRFTFTLAAPYPYERRLGEAIAAQLSQIGVQARLEVVEWATWLSRIFRGADYQMTIIGHSEPHDIGVYANPNYYFRYDSPRFRELYAQYLRTPDPKRACELMKEMQRLLAQDAVNLWVMNSPYLAAMRKEVMGWWGNQPTPSLNVTRVYLSR; from the coding sequence ATGCGCACGCGGCTCCTTTGGCCCTTGCTGGTGCTATTTGGCCTGGCCCTGGCCCAGACCCGAGGGGGCGAGCTCCGGGTGGCCATCCTGGCCGAGCCCCCGGTCCTGGACCCCACGGCCTCCACCAGCCAGGAAATCCCCCGGATGCTTTACGATAACGTCCTCCAGGGCCTGGTGAAGTTCAACGAGAAGGGGGAGATCGTCCCTGCCCTGGCGGAGCGCTGGCAGGGAAGCCCCTCCAGCCTCACCTGGACCTTCTACCTGAGGCGGGGGGTGCGCTTCCACAACGGCAGCCCCTTCACCGCCGAGGACGTGGTCTTCAAGTTCAACCGGGCCCGGGACCCCCGGTCCGGCCACACCCACCCCGAGTACTACCGGGACATCCAGGCGGTGGAGGCCAAGGACCCCTACACGGTGGTCTTCCGCCTGCGCCAGCCCAACCAGGACTTCCTCTTCAACCTGGCCCGGCCCGACTCGGTCATCGGCCCCAAGGGGCGGGTGGAGGAGCAGAGGACCCAGCCCATCGGCACCGGGCCCTTCCGCTTCGTGGCCTGGGAGCGGGGGGTAGGGGTGCGGCTGGAGCGGTTTGAGGGCTACTACGAGCCGGGCCTCCCCTACCTGGACCGGGTCTTCTTCCGCTTCCTCCCCGATCCCAACGCCCAGATCGCCGCCCTCAGGGCCGGGGACATCCAGGTGATCGGCCTGGGGGTGAGCCCGGAAAACGCCCTGGTGTTGGGCCGGGACCCCAACTTCAAGGTGGTCACGGGCTTCACCACCACGGAGATCACCGTGGGCATGAACAACGCCCGTCCCCCCTTCAACGACCCCAGGGTGCGCCGGGCCATCCAGCACGCCGTGGACAAGAAGGCCCTGGTGGAGGGGGTGATGCTGGGCTACGGCACCCCCATCGGCAGCCACCGCTCCCCCGGGGAGAGCTGCTACGAGGACCTCTCGGGCCTCTACCCCCACGACCCCGCCCGGGCCCGGGCCCTCCTGCAGGAGGCAGGGTACGGGCCCGCCAACCCCTTGCGCTTCACCTTCACCCTGGCCGCCCCCTATCCCTACGAGCGGCGCCTGGGGGAGGCCATCGCCGCCCAGCTTTCCCAGATCGGGGTCCAGGCGCGGCTGGAGGTGGTGGAGTGGGCCACCTGGCTCTCCCGGATCTTCCGCGGGGCGGACTACCAGATGACCATCATTGGCCACTCCGAGCCCCACGACATCGGGGTCTACGCCAACCCCAACTACTACTTCCGCTACGACTCCCCCCGCTTCCGGGAGCTCTACGCCCAGTACCTGAGGACCCCCGACCCCAAGCGGGCCTGCGAGCTCATGAAGGAGATGCAGCGCCTCCTGGCCCAGGACGCGGTGAACCTTTGGGTGATGAATAGCCCCTACCTGGCGGCCATGCGCAAGGAGGTCATGGGCTGGTGGGGCAACCAGCCCACCCCGAGCCTCAACGTGACCCGGGTGTACCTGAGCCGGTAG